In the Pseudanabaena sp. PCC 7367 genome, one interval contains:
- a CDS encoding DUF1565 domain-containing protein yields MKQLRGTITLLALASLGAPLAYPLLTRMGGAQMAIAANSYDNSGLEAIELGNQDPSNQPLQIAQQSQQVIYVAPNGQDVPGAGSQGQPLRSITAALSTSLTPGTVIQLAPGTYSEATGEQFPLKLQRGIRLQGNGNRKGSGIVISGGGMFISPTFARQNIAILAANNAHIGGVTITNSNSRGYGLWVESGKNVTIANNTFTNNSHDGVFLTGDAMALVAGNIFTKNKANGMTALGTSTGEIRENTFEDTGFGLTIAQKSKVTLSKNRIIQNRSGIVMSDAVTPVLRGNLISNNTEDGVVILKTRNGQPIPDLGTTNSPGQNIITNNRKKDINNASDLKVVAVGNEVDRNRISGPVELVAAAAPITPPPAIDIPVTPGVLVDIGGHWAESYITAMAEQGIISGFGNGMFKPDEPVTRAQFAAILNKAFPVKPAIRPKFSFNDVPSGYWGAVAIAEASAKGFLSGYGNGTFRPNANVSRMEILLALVNGWQLQGGGGGNLPNLFTDAGQIPEWAVQPIAAAVGNKLVIAYPNKRQLQPLRSATRAEVAAMVYQAMLVRGKVDPIPSNFIAGQ; encoded by the coding sequence ATGAAACAACTTCGGGGAACAATCACACTACTTGCCCTCGCCAGCCTCGGCGCTCCATTGGCATATCCGCTGCTAACTCGGATGGGTGGAGCTCAAATGGCGATCGCCGCCAACAGCTACGATAACTCAGGACTTGAGGCGATCGAACTTGGCAATCAAGATCCCAGCAATCAACCGCTCCAGATTGCTCAGCAAAGCCAGCAAGTAATTTATGTGGCACCCAATGGCCAAGATGTACCTGGTGCTGGTAGTCAAGGGCAACCACTTCGCAGTATTACCGCTGCTCTTTCTACCAGCCTGACTCCTGGTACGGTGATTCAGCTTGCCCCAGGCACCTATAGCGAGGCAACCGGCGAGCAATTCCCACTCAAGCTCCAGCGTGGGATCAGACTCCAGGGCAATGGCAATCGCAAAGGTAGCGGCATTGTGATCAGCGGCGGCGGCATGTTCATTAGTCCTACTTTTGCACGGCAAAATATTGCGATCCTGGCGGCGAATAATGCCCATATCGGTGGCGTAACGATTACTAATAGCAATTCACGGGGCTATGGGTTGTGGGTGGAATCGGGCAAAAATGTGACGATCGCCAATAATACCTTTACTAACAATTCCCATGATGGTGTGTTTTTAACCGGTGATGCGATGGCCTTGGTGGCTGGCAATATATTTACCAAGAACAAGGCTAATGGCATGACTGCCCTGGGCACCAGCACTGGCGAAATCCGCGAGAATACCTTTGAGGATACTGGCTTTGGCCTGACGATCGCTCAAAAATCCAAGGTCACGTTGTCTAAAAACCGGATCATCCAGAATCGCTCCGGCATTGTCATGTCCGATGCGGTTACGCCAGTGTTGCGCGGTAATTTGATTTCCAATAACACCGAAGATGGCGTGGTGATCCTAAAGACCCGCAACGGCCAGCCGATCCCTGACCTGGGCACGACGAACAGCCCTGGCCAAAACATCATTACAAACAATCGCAAAAAAGATATTAATAATGCCTCCGATCTCAAGGTGGTAGCAGTTGGGAACGAAGTCGATCGCAACCGTATTTCTGGCCCCGTTGAACTGGTGGCAGCGGCAGCACCGATCACGCCACCCCCAGCGATCGATATTCCTGTCACCCCAGGCGTTCTGGTGGATATTGGTGGTCATTGGGCAGAGTCTTATATCACCGCAATGGCGGAACAGGGCATTATTAGCGGGTTTGGCAATGGCATGTTTAAGCCGGATGAACCCGTCACCAGGGCTCAGTTTGCAGCGATCTTAAATAAAGCCTTCCCCGTCAAGCCAGCGATCAGACCAAAGTTTAGTTTTAATGATGTGCCGAGTGGCTATTGGGGCGCAGTGGCGATCGCGGAAGCCAGTGCAAAGGGCTTTTTATCTGGCTATGGCAATGGCACTTTTCGGCCAAATGCCAATGTGTCGCGGATGGAAATCCTGCTGGCGCTAGTAAATGGCTGGCAGTTACAAGGCGGTGGCGGTGGCAATTTGCCCAACCTGTTCACGGATGCAGGCCAGATTCCAGAATGGGCAGTGCAACCGATCGCGGCGGCGGTGGGTAATAAGCTGGTAATCGCCTATCCCAATAAGCGCCAATTACAACCATTGCGATCGGCTACCCGGGCTGAGGTGGCGGCGATGGTTTATCAAGCAATGTTAGTGCGGGGCAAGGTTGATCCAATTCCTTCTAATTTCATTGCTGGCCAATAG
- a CDS encoding LamG domain-containing protein yields the protein MQPQWANYIRTYSDRNYQHTALVSHTGVLIAFAIGDDRRIYYNVLDQQNNPESIDVNNWLDTPQELIFPREIAQVGFAIVANKGLPMVRSDGEPATSPADADWFHSSTARLTEIAPFQVFSDNQYVYLFRQAIAAGDPNMITVNDVDGEPQPIVDRTLLVDRFILAGTMLKTVREVRYRRSRHKVLPAGPRDSVGAVDMNNMPFYEPTQELDFVRNIGLGRFSVIQVPSGIPDVNRWQIFVHNHLTERIDSYNIERSADGLFNTQGSESPAAFERMGHAETALRLESGAYVTGQAQVINRPSFNISVWIKPESTGTIYAEGIPAASTDILQLNIIDTNLDIDGQSLAGYGLEVVSYHQATNNTATVRSAANVIEMGEWNFISLSFLPMLGSQTPPENSGVVVMMVGNVVVNDGEAESSYLLFPTHDGANLVATLGINAAAIQGGTQSATPITATIDELSIWDRARSETELQQKQSIRLVGNEFGLLTYWQFDEGSGDTIYDQTDTLNSGTLNATSGGTWLQSDAPVGDNPNLRRTSFGFGDRNVAGKGIAAMLYYQQEMFSPGDNRPAEPTKQSARVMLAATTTVTGEDNEPKIAVLDFGVDRRGRLSQVPDRINLPLIETGDNDPNALIAEAIQLEQTDIPTTQAQIEFLQQEIARNESLLATYAAQITESQAQLVQLQNQQIGSGVTLYQNRHYIGLSARLSLNYADNLPSIVNGDNDSIQVDSGITAHLYTGANFTGSVITHNESRTVLGGTYFSLNARSARIVVNPARQQQIDFHTNRITSNNALIDEINNVILPDLQAQLAAAIDLLASQQARLADIRNFLQGQLSLPMGLIHIDPNGFNVVGGLLDFAITDDAPELFESGSGMLRIYYRGLDDRFQAITYNTNVSRASVILSGVVQMQERAPGLGRSEAKVTLADDPNPDGTLVTITDDSNPSICQVTLTNRILNITETWQRVPRDPAGFAQVISGAAREIVYLGRLAADLQGNVNSLTLTDPAPTSYQIGASIVIGSGQANLRTAIAVGDTTIEIEPIDLVDTIRAGTTVSILVYTYDRYSAFANTGSMMQSPYDLKYGSMLVELLYTETGNIENVSNMPLTGESRPNAWITDSPGNALEILSGHLEGDPSRMIIEGDRSIETWIYPERIVAGDIAYLVSQHTPEPINEADPPASSYGMAIEGKPFLSALQLNGTNTRVDLAGINLANRSFTIEIYVKRNAVGGQLDFIFSQGSTPTAANQSLHIGFLANNILRYSFWGVPSDMDTTQAQTDTNWHHWTFTYDVNTNDRKIYRDGIEQEAIRAVAPAPYNHSGTDLHLGYYYQGNDYGRISVDEVRIWDHVRDEFEINRTIAQRLKGDEAGLMAYYHFDNSDASNRLIDLANDPTLDGEIIGSPTLVDSPIAGYVLLAAVREKYLTTVNPMNINRWKHLAAIYNEAYALRFDGNNDYLDCGGLANLASEGDFTIEFIYLHRPNERYVPILQKGRVGRNTPELTCWICLRRTNATFVIYFGYEDSDGNLHVASSNSLGIAAFSNQRITITGKQEEDNYTVRMYRHGSSIGVNNNQASGGAPVTNGQTLEVGRVYGTPSGSSISGDELRYLESTLSSLRFWNRARTDAEIRDNSNLGEELIANWGFEEGTGNITTDTVRQQDARIVGAIWVPDIVPENTRLELYVNGMPIVTQTREAIALPENQFNLGRDFRGEIDEVRIWQEVRSQEQLLDNLFSHLKGERRQLLAYYEFESDPVSQGNVTTVNDGSLRGNQLTTTTDAEIRHVFSSAPISDDAILVRNALGSVPNEFQETVDRRPAIAEYADLQTSQTGVVSGIHKRCYSFVQNSEWHLFTGYKVGSLITEWISQVQFDPQIIGYIEGAPPTPSENLTAGIINDAVRDYVNTTSLEFVESDNVSYTISTSKNSGFNSSFEASLSASIGLKKQAVTAPLGVGVATDVVSSGISGSVGTKLDTNLNWSSSEQQGSGINVSRNASVSLGGNWGTTDIDLRLNKELPRRYLTANVGFAIVESETADLFAIRMAHNRALVAFRILPNPDIPKDTNIISFPINSRYTKQGTLDGAVGYDQNGKVLDPDYPEAANYGEYSYFKPREAYALRRQIQNEEVQLRTFYQDFSTTPPGSTGILSGGLTGAALGLAASGGGVAAPFVAAAGIAAGGLIDALASDNDLPDRYANRNIVNTYVWTADGGLYSESTQTADSQQESHSGSYNFQGNLNFGFSTSGGLIAGVDFDTKATFGGSLNLTKGRTEDASQSFSINVVNNTPGDLQRFTLQPDGALARDRNNLPIREYDVNGVPINHPGKVDAYRFFTFYLTPDTNNYDTFFNTVVDPIWLEQNNSANAQALRQAQQTESGPACWRIFHRVTFISRILPEFPDPTAPPLDRAVQGTDMSSSYELIRLVEPFVQNATGSTAEFDAAIRNALRRYLPELSSSLTQEVVIALAEYFGVEGLI from the coding sequence ATGCAACCACAATGGGCTAATTATATTCGTACCTACTCCGATCGAAACTATCAGCATACGGCACTGGTAAGCCATACAGGAGTGTTAATTGCCTTCGCCATTGGGGACGATCGCCGCATTTATTACAACGTCCTCGACCAGCAGAACAACCCCGAATCGATCGATGTAAACAACTGGCTAGACACCCCCCAGGAATTAATTTTTCCGCGCGAGATTGCCCAGGTCGGGTTTGCGATCGTAGCCAATAAAGGTTTACCAATGGTGCGCAGTGATGGAGAACCTGCCACCAGTCCCGCCGATGCCGATTGGTTCCATTCCTCCACGGCACGCCTAACCGAAATTGCTCCCTTTCAGGTGTTCAGTGACAATCAGTATGTTTATCTGTTTCGCCAGGCGATCGCTGCTGGTGATCCGAATATGATCACGGTGAATGATGTAGATGGTGAGCCCCAGCCGATTGTCGATCGCACCTTACTAGTCGATCGGTTTATTCTGGCGGGTACGATGCTGAAAACCGTGCGTGAAGTGCGTTATCGGCGCAGTCGCCACAAAGTTTTACCCGCTGGCCCCCGCGATAGTGTTGGGGCGGTGGATATGAACAATATGCCTTTTTATGAACCAACCCAAGAGTTGGATTTTGTGCGTAACATTGGCCTGGGAAGATTTAGCGTGATTCAAGTGCCCAGTGGCATTCCCGATGTGAATCGCTGGCAAATTTTTGTACATAATCATCTCACCGAACGGATTGATTCCTATAATATTGAGCGATCGGCGGATGGTTTATTCAATACCCAGGGCAGTGAAAGCCCCGCTGCATTTGAACGAATGGGTCATGCGGAAACAGCGCTGCGACTGGAATCTGGTGCCTATGTGACTGGACAGGCGCAGGTAATCAATCGCCCTAGTTTTAATATTTCCGTTTGGATTAAACCGGAAAGCACCGGCACCATTTATGCAGAAGGCATTCCCGCTGCCAGCACTGATATATTGCAACTCAATATTATTGATACGAACCTAGATATTGACGGCCAATCGCTGGCAGGATATGGGTTGGAAGTAGTTAGTTATCACCAAGCTACCAACAATACTGCCACTGTTCGCTCTGCTGCCAATGTGATCGAGATGGGGGAATGGAATTTTATTAGTCTTTCTTTCCTGCCCATGCTGGGTTCCCAGACTCCACCGGAAAACTCTGGTGTTGTAGTGATGATGGTGGGCAATGTGGTGGTGAATGATGGTGAAGCGGAATCTAGCTATCTATTATTCCCTACCCATGATGGCGCGAATCTGGTTGCCACGCTGGGAATTAATGCTGCAGCAATCCAGGGTGGTACTCAATCGGCTACACCGATCACCGCTACGATCGACGAACTGTCCATTTGGGATCGGGCGCGATCGGAAACCGAGCTACAGCAAAAACAGAGTATTCGCCTGGTGGGGAATGAATTTGGCCTGCTCACCTATTGGCAATTTGACGAGGGCAGCGGTGATACTATTTATGACCAAACCGATACGCTTAACAGTGGTACGCTCAATGCTACCAGCGGTGGCACTTGGCTCCAATCCGACGCTCCAGTAGGTGATAATCCCAATTTGCGCCGTACTAGTTTTGGCTTTGGCGATCGGAATGTGGCTGGGAAAGGCATTGCCGCGATGCTTTATTACCAGCAGGAAATGTTTAGCCCAGGTGACAATCGCCCCGCCGAACCGACCAAGCAAAGCGCGCGAGTAATGTTGGCTGCAACTACTACTGTCACTGGAGAAGACAATGAACCAAAAATCGCCGTGCTGGATTTTGGGGTCGATCGGCGCGGTCGCCTCAGTCAGGTGCCCGATCGGATTAATCTGCCATTGATTGAAACCGGTGATAACGATCCCAATGCTCTGATCGCCGAAGCGATTCAACTGGAACAAACCGATATTCCCACCACCCAGGCTCAGATTGAATTTTTACAACAGGAGATCGCCCGTAATGAATCCCTGCTGGCCACATACGCGGCACAGATTACTGAGAGTCAAGCCCAACTGGTACAACTGCAAAATCAGCAAATTGGCAGTGGCGTAACTCTCTATCAGAACAGGCACTATATCGGTCTATCGGCACGACTGAGCTTAAATTATGCTGATAACCTGCCCAGTATAGTTAATGGCGATAATGATTCGATCCAGGTCGATTCTGGGATCACCGCCCATCTCTATACCGGTGCAAACTTTACTGGTTCAGTGATTACCCATAACGAATCACGTACAGTGCTGGGGGGGACTTATTTCTCTCTCAATGCTCGTAGTGCCAGAATTGTGGTCAATCCGGCGCGGCAACAGCAAATTGATTTTCATACCAATCGCATTACCAGTAATAATGCCCTGATCGATGAAATCAACAATGTAATTCTGCCTGATCTGCAGGCTCAACTAGCGGCAGCGATCGATCTGCTGGCCAGTCAGCAAGCCCGTTTAGCCGACATTCGCAATTTCTTACAAGGCCAATTGTCATTGCCAATGGGGTTGATTCATATCGATCCCAATGGATTTAATGTGGTCGGTGGCCTGCTGGACTTTGCGATCACCGATGATGCGCCGGAGCTGTTTGAAAGTGGCAGCGGCATGTTGCGGATTTACTATCGCGGCCTTGACGATCGCTTCCAAGCGATCACCTACAACACCAATGTATCCCGTGCCAGTGTGATTCTATCTGGTGTGGTGCAAATGCAGGAACGTGCCCCTGGTCTGGGTCGGAGTGAGGCTAAGGTAACCCTGGCGGATGATCCAAATCCGGATGGCACCTTGGTTACAATTACTGACGACAGCAATCCCAGTATCTGCCAAGTAACGCTCACGAATCGGATTTTGAACATTACTGAAACCTGGCAGCGTGTTCCCCGCGATCCGGCTGGGTTTGCCCAGGTAATTAGTGGAGCTGCCCGCGAGATCGTTTATCTGGGGCGATTGGCGGCTGATTTGCAGGGCAATGTCAACAGCCTCACCCTTACTGATCCGGCTCCTACTAGCTATCAAATTGGTGCCAGCATTGTGATTGGTTCCGGTCAGGCTAATTTACGCACCGCGATCGCAGTGGGCGATACCACGATCGAGATTGAACCGATTGATCTGGTGGACACAATTCGCGCTGGCACTACTGTAAGTATTTTGGTCTACACCTACGATCGCTACAGTGCTTTTGCCAATACGGGCAGCATGATGCAAAGCCCCTATGATCTTAAATATGGTTCGATGTTGGTGGAATTGCTCTACACCGAAACTGGCAACATTGAAAACGTTAGCAATATGCCGCTCACAGGTGAATCACGCCCCAATGCCTGGATTACCGACTCACCGGGGAATGCGCTGGAAATCCTTAGTGGCCACCTGGAGGGCGATCCCAGTCGCATGATCATTGAGGGCGATCGCTCGATCGAAACTTGGATCTATCCAGAACGGATCGTCGCTGGGGATATTGCTTATCTGGTAAGTCAACATACACCTGAGCCGATAAATGAAGCTGACCCGCCTGCTTCCAGTTATGGCATGGCGATCGAAGGCAAACCATTCCTTTCGGCGTTACAACTGAATGGCACCAATACCAGAGTTGATTTGGCTGGGATTAATCTGGCCAATCGCTCCTTTACGATCGAGATATATGTCAAACGCAACGCAGTGGGCGGTCAACTTGACTTCATCTTTAGCCAGGGCAGTACACCAACTGCGGCTAATCAGTCTTTGCACATTGGGTTTCTGGCCAATAATATTTTACGATACTCCTTCTGGGGTGTCCCCAGTGACATGGACACTACTCAAGCGCAAACCGATACCAATTGGCATCACTGGACGTTTACCTATGATGTGAATACCAACGATCGCAAAATCTATCGGGATGGCATCGAGCAGGAAGCAATTCGCGCCGTCGCCCCTGCCCCCTATAACCACAGCGGCACCGATTTGCACCTGGGCTATTATTATCAGGGGAATGACTATGGTCGGATCAGTGTTGATGAAGTGCGGATTTGGGATCATGTCAGAGATGAATTTGAAATCAATCGCACCATAGCCCAACGCCTAAAAGGGGATGAAGCTGGACTGATGGCCTACTATCACTTTGACAATAGTGATGCCAGCAATCGCCTCATTGATCTAGCTAATGATCCTACCCTGGATGGCGAAATCATTGGTAGTCCTACCCTGGTTGACTCACCGATCGCTGGTTATGTATTGCTGGCGGCGGTCAGGGAAAAATATCTCACCACGGTTAATCCGATGAATATTAACCGATGGAAGCATCTGGCTGCGATCTATAACGAAGCCTATGCGCTGCGATTTGATGGTAATAATGACTATCTCGATTGTGGTGGTCTGGCGAACCTGGCTAGTGAAGGCGACTTTACGATCGAGTTTATCTATCTCCATCGACCCAATGAGAGATATGTCCCGATCCTGCAAAAAGGCCGGGTTGGTAGAAATACACCGGAACTCACCTGTTGGATCTGTCTACGGCGAACTAATGCCACCTTTGTAATTTATTTCGGCTATGAGGATAGCGATGGTAACCTCCATGTGGCTTCGTCTAATTCGCTTGGTATAGCCGCCTTCTCCAATCAACGCATTACTATTACTGGTAAGCAGGAGGAGGATAATTACACCGTGCGCATGTATCGTCACGGCAGTTCGATCGGCGTTAACAACAATCAAGCGAGTGGTGGTGCACCAGTTACTAATGGTCAAACATTAGAAGTCGGCAGAGTCTATGGTACCCCCAGTGGCTCCAGTATTTCTGGTGATGAATTGCGCTATCTGGAATCAACCCTAAGCAGTCTCCGGTTCTGGAATCGCGCCCGTACCGATGCTGAAATCCGCGATAATAGCAACCTGGGCGAAGAGCTGATCGCCAACTGGGGTTTTGAGGAAGGAACGGGTAATATTACCACTGATACAGTGCGACAACAGGATGCCCGAATTGTGGGAGCCATCTGGGTGCCGGATATTGTGCCAGAGAATACCAGACTGGAGCTTTATGTTAACGGGATGCCGATCGTGACCCAGACAAGGGAGGCGATCGCCCTGCCAGAGAATCAATTCAACCTGGGTCGAGATTTCCGAGGCGAGATTGACGAAGTGCGAATTTGGCAGGAAGTACGCAGCCAGGAACAACTACTGGACAATTTGTTTAGCCATCTCAAGGGTGAGCGTCGTCAACTGCTTGCCTACTATGAATTTGAGAGCGATCCAGTCTCTCAAGGCAATGTCACCACCGTCAACGATGGTAGTTTACGCGGTAATCAACTCACCACCACTACAGATGCCGAAATTCGCCATGTGTTCTCCTCTGCACCCATCTCTGATGATGCAATCCTGGTGCGTAATGCCCTTGGTAGTGTACCCAATGAATTCCAGGAAACAGTCGATCGCCGCCCTGCGATCGCTGAATATGCCGACCTGCAAACCTCGCAAACTGGTGTTGTCTCTGGCATTCATAAACGCTGCTATAGCTTTGTGCAAAACTCCGAATGGCATCTATTCACTGGCTATAAGGTGGGCTCACTCATTACGGAATGGATTAGCCAGGTACAATTCGATCCACAAATTATTGGTTATATTGAAGGCGCACCACCCACCCCATCGGAAAACCTCACCGCTGGCATTATCAACGACGCAGTACGCGACTATGTGAATACTACTTCTCTGGAATTTGTCGAATCCGACAATGTTTCCTACACCATCTCCACTTCCAAAAATAGTGGCTTTAATTCTTCCTTTGAAGCTAGCTTATCTGCCAGCATTGGTTTAAAGAAGCAAGCAGTCACCGCTCCGTTGGGGGTCGGGGTTGCCACCGACGTTGTTTCATCTGGAATTAGCGGTTCAGTGGGTACAAAACTAGATACAAACTTGAACTGGTCTAGCAGTGAGCAGCAGGGTTCGGGTATTAACGTGAGCCGCAATGCCTCGGTTTCGTTGGGTGGTAATTGGGGCACTACCGATATTGATTTACGCCTGAATAAAGAACTGCCGCGTCGTTATCTGACTGCCAATGTGGGCTTTGCGATCGTGGAATCGGAAACCGCTGATCTGTTTGCAATCAGGATGGCACACAATCGCGCTCTGGTGGCATTTCGGATTCTGCCCAATCCTGATATTCCTAAAGACACCAATATTATCTCCTTCCCGATCAATTCCCGCTATACCAAGCAGGGCACCCTGGATGGGGCAGTGGGCTACGATCAAAACGGCAAAGTGCTCGATCCGGATTATCCTGAAGCCGCTAATTATGGTGAATATAGCTACTTTAAACCCCGTGAAGCCTATGCTCTGCGCCGCCAAATTCAGAATGAAGAAGTGCAATTGCGTACTTTCTACCAGGATTTCAGCACTACCCCACCAGGATCAACTGGCATTTTATCGGGTGGGTTGACGGGTGCTGCTTTAGGTTTGGCTGCTTCCGGTGGTGGTGTCGCTGCACCATTTGTGGCAGCAGCGGGGATCGCCGCAGGGGGCTTGATTGATGCCCTGGCTAGCGATAACGATCTACCCGATCGCTATGCCAATCGCAATATTGTTAACACCTACGTTTGGACTGCTGATGGTGGACTCTATTCTGAATCCACCCAAACCGCTGATAGCCAGCAAGAGAGTCATAGTGGCAGTTATAATTTTCAGGGTAATTTGAACTTTGGCTTCTCTACCTCTGGTGGACTGATCGCAGGAGTAGATTTTGATACTAAAGCAACCTTTGGTGGTAGTTTGAATCTGACCAAGGGGCGCACGGAAGATGCGAGCCAATCCTTTAGCATTAATGTGGTGAATAATACCCCTGGCGATCTGCAACGATTTACGCTCCAACCGGATGGGGCGCTTGCCCGCGATCGCAATAACTTACCGATCCGGGAATACGATGTGAATGGGGTGCCGATTAATCATCCTGGTAAAGTCGATGCCTATCGCTTCTTTACCTTCTACCTCACACCCGATACCAACAACTACGATACTTTCTTTAATACCGTAGTTGATCCCATCTGGTTAGAGCAGAATAATTCTGCCAATGCCCAGGCGTTGCGACAGGCTCAACAAACGGAAAGTGGCCCGGCCTGCTGGCGCATCTTCCATCGGGTTACCTTTATTAGTCGGATTCTGCCAGAGTTCCCCGATCCCACTGCCCCACCGCTCGATCGCGCAGTTCAGGGCACTGACATGAGCAGCAGTTATGAATTGATTCGCCTGGTTGAGCCTTTTGTGCAGAATGCCACTGGTTCGACGGCTGAGTTTGATGCGGCGATCAGAAATGCTTTGCGCCGCTATCTACCAGAGTTATCGAGCAGCCTGACCCAGGAAGTAGTAATAGCGCTGGCGGAGTATTTTGGCGTGGAAGGCTTAATTTAA